A single window of Deinococcus radiotolerans DNA harbors:
- a CDS encoding DUF2087 domain-containing protein, which produces MSADLTARAGLFRALSHPARLSLLRLVWTREASGDELARLMNLAPATVSHHLAQLAEAGLLLTRQDGHHRLHRAHTAALELNLADVVRGAAPAPTPDDPYRERVLRAFLKGGRLTTLPAQRKKKDVILHELVTLFEYGRPYPEAEVNALLGEVYADVSTLRRELVGLGVLNRERGVYWRPAADPTGS; this is translated from the coding sequence ATGAGTGCCGACCTAACTGCCCGCGCGGGCCTCTTCCGCGCGCTCTCGCACCCCGCGCGCCTGAGCCTGTTACGCCTCGTCTGGACCCGCGAGGCCAGCGGCGACGAACTCGCCCGCCTGATGAACCTCGCGCCCGCCACCGTCAGCCATCACCTCGCGCAGCTGGCCGAGGCGGGCCTGCTCCTCACCCGGCAGGACGGCCACCACCGCCTGCACCGCGCCCACACGGCCGCGCTGGAATTGAATCTCGCGGACGTCGTGCGCGGCGCCGCGCCCGCCCCCACCCCGGACGACCCCTACCGCGAGCGCGTCCTGCGGGCCTTCCTGAAAGGTGGGCGCCTGACCACCCTGCCCGCCCAGCGCAAGAAGAAAGACGTCATTCTGCACGAACTGGTCACGCTGTTCGAGTACGGCCGCCCGTACCCGGAAGCCGAGGTGAACGCCCTGCTGGGCGAGGTATACGCCGACGTGTCCACCCTGCGCCGCGAACTGGTCGGCCTGGGCGTCCTGAACCGCGAACGCGGCGTGTACTGGCGGCCCGCAGCCGACCCTACAGGCTCTTGA
- a CDS encoding prealbumin-like fold domain-containing protein produces MNPWPRRLPVETLLALSVLVACNQNAGRPTQPAMPTPVVTRSPGLHAQAFTTPYPTSDSVSFTLEGCRNDGTPPITLPNGSGKFICPDAAYTTGNLGKGWNELDLVPHRLTLSVGNQKSATTQFLVVLAADYQSDGAFGYDVLSVPEVNAAKSDVSCQISVDTQKDQTGITGGTDRTAYRLVNVDLNRGATCVLDYYQRLALGAASYPGSSLQAYMFADAAFKTGKRTIPLPVREILPQSLSKTMVASQGRDQVWDLTKGATPATLNFGDVCANTFTPAQPVKINVTWEIKSVQPGDVTLITKVYATNPAARTITVQVTDRMYRGSDQSTLLDTTQGQAVDVPANTANYLVLTHTFPYTTSSDLLGTTFNDVATATYTDKVTGVTVPGDTTAAASAQVTAGATTNASASVTDDEIITGNGLTFSVTQPTLGTFTNYAAGTATTGPVSWQVTGQTTGGTVQFDKTVLLDTRRVTTGLLSDEAHLNGSDGAAAQASAAVNISSSASVTLTITKTIPDVLQNAEQQQFSFTVKDSAGQVVATPSVTFTAGQTSQSVSVTTNPGVYTVTENPATGWTSQPAQHVDLQLPTCAGGVTFNNEVTPATARVQKITLPAGQESGWTFTLNRVNGQLSPLETGVTASGGQLNFTTPLTEGAYQITETAQPGFKQTANSGCTFTVNYPADAGRTYTCSATNTQLPRLTVVKYVVNEYGGTKVVSDFPLNVSGTAVTSGQVNTFDPGTYTVGEGSLPYGYTQDAISGDCTATGSVILNPGDNKSCTITNSDSPATLVIVKNAKPATGSFSFLTTGSGYSGFTLSPAGWTNTQGNLSAGTYTIREQTQLGWVLTGLGGSPDPSTPYACVTTGQGGSVGTGNLDTQTATITLKMGDTVTCTFENTGQGVTRTQGFWATHPQLAMIAWTGGQGFGHAFPGVSAVSGIGDAALCSRTIAAGSLAATGSSGLMGAFWSDVSKTTTGAKRSALDQARMQLLQQLVAAELNASAFGSVPASGSFSTWEAAYCGTNTQAIKTAQQQAASFNTAGDSGAFTPGTSADSKAARAMANRDFWNTLP; encoded by the coding sequence ATGAACCCCTGGCCACGCCGACTTCCCGTGGAAACCCTGCTCGCCCTGTCCGTCCTGGTCGCCTGCAACCAGAACGCCGGTCGCCCCACCCAACCGGCCATGCCCACCCCGGTGGTGACGCGTAGCCCCGGCCTGCACGCCCAGGCCTTCACCACGCCCTACCCCACCTCCGACTCCGTGTCCTTCACCCTGGAAGGCTGCCGCAACGACGGCACGCCGCCCATCACCCTGCCCAACGGCAGCGGTAAATTCATCTGCCCCGACGCGGCCTACACCACCGGCAACCTGGGCAAGGGCTGGAATGAACTGGACCTCGTGCCCCACCGCCTGACCCTCAGCGTGGGCAACCAGAAGAGTGCCACCACGCAGTTCCTGGTCGTCCTGGCCGCCGACTACCAGAGTGACGGCGCGTTCGGCTACGACGTCCTCTCCGTGCCGGAAGTGAACGCCGCCAAATCGGACGTCTCCTGCCAGATCAGCGTGGACACCCAGAAAGACCAGACCGGCATCACCGGCGGCACGGACCGCACCGCGTACCGCCTCGTGAACGTGGACCTGAACCGGGGAGCCACCTGCGTCCTGGACTACTACCAGCGGCTCGCGCTGGGCGCAGCCAGCTACCCGGGCTCGTCCCTGCAGGCGTACATGTTCGCCGACGCGGCCTTCAAGACCGGCAAGCGCACCATCCCGCTGCCCGTCCGCGAGATCCTCCCGCAATCCCTGTCCAAGACCATGGTCGCCTCGCAGGGCCGCGACCAGGTGTGGGACCTCACCAAGGGCGCCACGCCCGCCACGCTGAACTTCGGGGACGTGTGCGCCAACACCTTCACCCCGGCGCAACCCGTGAAGATCAACGTGACCTGGGAGATCAAGAGCGTCCAGCCCGGCGACGTGACCCTGATCACCAAGGTCTACGCGACCAACCCCGCCGCCCGCACCATCACCGTGCAGGTCACCGACCGCATGTACCGCGGCAGTGACCAGTCCACGCTGCTGGACACCACCCAGGGCCAGGCCGTGGACGTCCCGGCCAACACCGCCAATTACCTCGTCCTGACGCACACCTTCCCCTACACGACCAGCAGTGACCTGCTCGGCACCACCTTCAACGACGTGGCCACCGCCACGTACACCGACAAGGTCACCGGCGTCACCGTGCCCGGCGACACGACCGCCGCCGCCAGCGCCCAGGTCACCGCGGGCGCCACCACGAACGCCTCGGCCAGCGTCACGGACGACGAGATCATCACCGGGAACGGCCTGACCTTCAGCGTCACCCAGCCCACCCTGGGAACCTTCACGAACTACGCCGCGGGCACCGCCACGACCGGACCGGTCAGCTGGCAGGTCACCGGACAGACCACCGGCGGCACCGTGCAGTTCGACAAGACCGTCCTGCTCGACACGCGCCGCGTGACCACCGGCCTGCTCAGCGACGAGGCACACCTGAACGGCTCCGACGGCGCCGCCGCGCAGGCCAGCGCCGCCGTGAACATCAGCTCCAGCGCCAGCGTGACCCTCACGATCACCAAGACCATTCCGGACGTCCTGCAGAACGCCGAGCAGCAGCAGTTCTCGTTCACCGTGAAGGACAGCGCCGGCCAGGTCGTCGCGACCCCCTCCGTGACCTTCACCGCAGGGCAGACCAGCCAGAGCGTCTCCGTGACCACCAACCCCGGCGTGTACACCGTCACCGAGAACCCCGCCACCGGCTGGACCAGCCAGCCCGCACAGCACGTTGACCTTCAGCTGCCCACCTGCGCCGGCGGCGTGACCTTCAACAACGAGGTGACGCCCGCCACCGCCCGCGTGCAGAAGATCACGCTGCCCGCCGGGCAGGAAAGCGGCTGGACCTTCACCCTGAACCGCGTTAACGGCCAGCTCAGCCCACTGGAAACGGGCGTCACCGCCAGCGGCGGCCAGCTGAACTTCACCACCCCCCTGACCGAAGGCGCGTACCAGATCACGGAAACCGCCCAGCCGGGCTTCAAGCAGACGGCCAACAGCGGCTGCACCTTCACCGTGAACTACCCCGCCGACGCCGGACGCACCTACACCTGTAGCGCCACGAACACCCAGCTGCCCAGGCTGACGGTCGTGAAGTATGTGGTCAACGAGTACGGCGGCACCAAGGTCGTCTCGGACTTCCCGCTGAACGTCAGCGGCACCGCCGTCACCAGCGGCCAGGTCAACACCTTCGACCCGGGCACCTACACGGTCGGCGAGGGCAGCCTGCCCTACGGGTACACCCAGGACGCCATCAGCGGCGACTGCACGGCCACCGGCAGCGTCATCCTGAACCCCGGCGACAACAAGAGCTGCACCATCACGAACAGTGACTCCCCGGCCACGCTGGTCATCGTGAAAAACGCCAAGCCCGCCACCGGCAGCTTCTCGTTCCTGACCACCGGCAGCGGCTACAGCGGCTTCACCCTCAGCCCCGCCGGCTGGACGAACACGCAGGGCAACCTCAGCGCCGGCACGTATACCATCCGCGAACAGACGCAGCTCGGCTGGGTCCTCACCGGGCTGGGCGGCAGCCCCGACCCCAGCACCCCCTACGCCTGCGTCACCACCGGCCAGGGCGGCAGCGTGGGCACCGGCAACCTGGACACCCAGACCGCCACCATCACCCTCAAGATGGGCGACACCGTGACCTGCACCTTCGAGAACACCGGGCAGGGCGTCACCCGCACGCAGGGCTTCTGGGCCACGCACCCGCAGCTGGCCATGATCGCCTGGACCGGCGGGCAGGGCTTCGGCCACGCGTTCCCGGGCGTGTCGGCCGTCAGCGGCATCGGTGACGCGGCGCTGTGCAGCCGGACCATCGCGGCCGGCAGCCTGGCCGCCACCGGCAGCTCCGGCCTGATGGGTGCATTCTGGAGTGACGTGTCCAAGACCACCACGGGCGCCAAACGCAGCGCCCTGGATCAGGCGCGCATGCAGCTCCTCCAGCAGCTCGTGGCGGCAGAGCTGAACGCCTCGGCCTTCGGCAGCGTGCCCGCCAGCGGCAGCTTCAGCACGTGGGAAGCCGCGTACTGCGGCACGAACACCCAGGCGATCAAGACCGCGCAGCAGCAGGCCGCGAGCTTCAACACGGCCGGTGACAGCGGCGCGTTCACGCCGGGCACCTCGGCTGACAGCAAGGCCGCGCGCGCCATGGCCAACCGCGACTTCTGGAATACCCTCCCGTAA
- a CDS encoding tRNA (cytidine(34)-2'-O)-methyltransferase, which translates to MSDVPLLRVVLFEPEKAGNVGNVARTCAVLGADLHLIRPFGFHLHDREFRRAVMDYLEGVTLHEHASWTAFQGTLAAGARVWAFSTHATDLHTRAGFRRGDYLLFGPESRGLPVWLRDALPKLKLPQPGGGRSLNLSVAAGVAAFEAGRQIEGW; encoded by the coding sequence GTGAGTGACGTGCCCCTGCTGCGGGTGGTGCTGTTCGAGCCGGAAAAGGCCGGGAACGTGGGGAACGTCGCGCGGACCTGCGCGGTGCTGGGCGCGGACCTGCACCTGATCCGCCCGTTCGGCTTCCACCTGCATGACCGGGAGTTCCGGCGGGCCGTGATGGATTATCTGGAGGGCGTGACGCTGCACGAGCACGCCAGCTGGACGGCCTTCCAGGGCACGCTGGCTGCGGGGGCGCGGGTCTGGGCGTTCAGCACGCACGCGACCGACCTGCACACCCGCGCGGGGTTCCGGCGGGGGGATTACCTGCTGTTCGGCCCGGAGTCGCGCGGCCTGCCCGTGTGGCTGCGGGACGCCCTGCCGAAGCTGAAGCTGCCGCAGCCGGGTGGGGGCCGCAGCCTGAACCTGAGTGTCGCGGCGGGCGTGGCGGCGTTCGAGGCGGGGCGGCAGATCGAGGGCTGGTAG
- the ispF gene encoding 2-C-methyl-D-erythritol 2,4-cyclodiphosphate synthase: MSSWPFRVGFGEDAHRLEAGRRLVLGGVEIPHAELGAVAHSDGDAVLHVVADALLSGLALGDIGQYFPDTAPEWRGMDSRVIVERALALVQERGWMPVNVAVVVTLDRPKLGPLRAEIARSVAALLGLPEGDVGVSFKTSEGLARLHVQTRATVLLARVDAAGAEARGE, from the coding sequence ATGAGCTCGTGGCCGTTCAGGGTTGGATTCGGGGAGGACGCGCACCGCCTGGAGGCGGGGCGGCGGCTGGTGCTGGGCGGCGTGGAGATCCCGCACGCGGAACTGGGCGCCGTGGCCCACAGTGACGGCGACGCAGTGTTGCACGTGGTGGCGGACGCGCTGCTGTCCGGGCTGGCGCTGGGTGATATCGGGCAGTACTTCCCGGATACGGCCCCGGAGTGGCGCGGCATGGATTCACGCGTGATCGTGGAGCGGGCCCTGGCACTGGTGCAGGAGCGGGGGTGGATGCCGGTGAACGTGGCGGTCGTGGTGACGCTGGACCGCCCGAAGCTGGGGCCGCTGCGCGCCGAGATCGCGCGGTCGGTCGCGGCGCTGCTGGGCCTGCCGGAAGGGGACGTGGGCGTGAGTTTCAAGACGTCCGAGGGTCTGGCGCGTCTGCACGTGCAGACGCGCGCGACGGTGCTGCTGGCCCGCGTGGACGCCGCCGGTGCGGAGGCCCGCGGTGAGTGA
- a CDS encoding ATP-binding protein yields MTNPQSSTVFVVTSQAARAQALAPLLPRVHVVHVPSAEFLMREAHVTIPDVALLYTDTPGVPLHQVLPMLRQRAELGGTHWLAVGSQGLGEMLGAGVDALISDATPPEALALQVGALLGRAQQFRDALGRVASLQRRMDTWEHEERVRDQLVHMLVHDLKNPIAAVMGLLEIVQEDPRVPEDNRELLKVARDETQHLLHLTVNMLDVRKIQAGKMNLRRELMFTPMFREVVDLARGDVGSGLRDRHVRVEVEPDLSPASVDPEILRRVLANLISNALKHTTTGGVITVMVRGTPEAVQVTVRDDGEGIPAEDIPNLFAAFEQSRLTLHGRFDTGMGLAFCKLAVEEHGGTIWVESERGKGASFYFTLPLAQDAEDDDFAELV; encoded by the coding sequence ATGACGAATCCTCAGTCCTCCACCGTGTTTGTCGTGACCTCACAGGCGGCCCGCGCGCAGGCCCTGGCCCCGCTGCTCCCGCGGGTGCATGTCGTGCACGTCCCCAGCGCCGAATTCCTGATGCGCGAAGCGCACGTCACTATTCCCGACGTGGCGCTGCTGTACACCGACACGCCCGGCGTGCCCCTGCACCAGGTACTGCCCATGCTGCGCCAGCGGGCCGAGCTGGGCGGCACGCACTGGCTGGCGGTCGGCTCGCAGGGCCTGGGCGAGATGCTCGGCGCGGGCGTCGACGCCCTGATCAGCGACGCCACTCCGCCCGAAGCGCTCGCGCTTCAGGTGGGCGCCCTGCTGGGCCGCGCGCAGCAGTTCAGGGACGCCCTGGGCCGCGTGGCCAGCCTGCAGCGCCGCATGGACACCTGGGAGCACGAGGAACGCGTCCGCGACCAGCTGGTGCACATGCTCGTGCACGACCTGAAAAACCCCATTGCGGCCGTCATGGGCCTGCTGGAGATCGTTCAGGAGGACCCCCGCGTGCCCGAGGACAACCGCGAGCTGCTGAAAGTGGCCCGGGACGAGACGCAGCACCTGCTGCACCTCACCGTGAACATGCTCGACGTCCGCAAGATCCAGGCGGGCAAGATGAACCTGCGGCGCGAACTGATGTTCACGCCCATGTTCCGCGAGGTGGTGGACCTCGCCCGCGGGGACGTTGGCAGTGGCCTGCGCGACCGGCACGTGCGCGTCGAGGTGGAACCCGACCTGAGCCCCGCCAGTGTCGACCCGGAAATCCTGCGCCGCGTGCTGGCGAACCTGATCAGCAACGCGCTGAAGCACACCACGACCGGCGGCGTGATCACCGTGATGGTCCGCGGCACGCCGGAGGCCGTGCAGGTCACCGTCCGCGACGATGGCGAGGGCATCCCGGCCGAGGACATCCCGAACCTGTTCGCGGCGTTCGAGCAGTCCCGCCTGACCCTGCACGGCCGCTTCGACACTGGCATGGGCCTGGCGTTCTGCAAGCTGGCCGTCGAGGAGCACGGCGGGACCATCTGGGTGGAATCCGAACGCGGGAAGGGCGCGTCGTTCTACTTCACGCTGCCGCTGGCGCAGGACGCCGAGGACGACGACTTCGCGGAACTCGTGTAG
- a CDS encoding DUF4384 domain-containing protein — MKKPALLIALTASILGILATPALAAPKLSAQSIIVNPVPTDLSVKVWVDRDPSGDRTPTYRVGDRISISTTVNEDAYVYLFNLNPDGTTDQILPNRLSGSAFVRAGQTRVFPAQGDNFVFNISGPRGVNKVLVIASRTPLNLNQLSQYQQGETFATVQPRTQAGLAQALSIVVNPVEQPVPQQNWTSDTVRYSVGR; from the coding sequence ATGAAGAAGCCCGCTCTGCTGATCGCCCTGACCGCTTCCATCCTCGGCATTCTTGCCACACCTGCCCTGGCCGCGCCGAAACTGAGTGCGCAGAGCATCATCGTCAATCCTGTCCCCACGGACCTCAGCGTGAAGGTCTGGGTGGACCGCGACCCGAGTGGTGACCGGACCCCCACCTACCGCGTCGGCGACCGGATCAGTATCAGCACGACCGTCAACGAGGACGCGTACGTGTACCTCTTCAATCTCAACCCGGATGGCACGACGGATCAGATTCTGCCGAACCGCCTGAGTGGCAGCGCCTTCGTGCGCGCCGGGCAGACCCGGGTGTTCCCCGCGCAGGGCGATAATTTCGTGTTCAACATCAGTGGGCCGCGCGGCGTGAACAAGGTGTTGGTCATCGCCAGCCGCACCCCGCTGAACCTGAACCAGCTCAGCCAGTACCAGCAGGGTGAGACCTTCGCCACCGTACAGCCGCGGACGCAGGCGGGCCTGGCGCAGGCGCTGAGTATTGTCGTGAATCCCGTCGAGCAGCCCGTTCCGCAGCAGAACTGGACCAGCGATACCGTGCGGTACAGCGTTGGCCGCTGA
- a CDS encoding DEAD/DEAH box helicase, whose protein sequence is MTARPSSSFSRLEGFLRDTLGGGATRLHEETAQEARTVDAAGLGWSDAVARGFGFPQVFAHQARTFELMRAGEHVIITTPTASGKTGAFFPGVFDRLERDPHATALFVYPLVALGQDQRDKLLAFRERGAFPWEVAAFQGSAQGSAVFRPGVRMVTATPDKLHWSLTQPGVREFLRHLSFLVLDEAHTYRGGFGSEVAGMLRRLLALARALGADPQVVLSTATIGNPAEFARELTGVDAVEVRESGAARHGKRFVLADHRGQPRRFWNAVMDASERYDLKVLAFFRGRSRAARLYSTYRAQPRYASRAHLYMAGTSDREGRLSEFRRAHSGVMFATNALEAGVDIGDLEVVIIDGYPGSRMAFRQMAGRAGRIAPGLVLYLPALNEQGVPQPADAFYSNAGNFLELLTGPIEKAVVEAHNPYLSPRHAARANDEFHAAGLPTPHEAQPSPRYWNLRGEGSLKFAVVEAADWERLGTRALDTPLESPSQHYALTEKHEGAVFTLDGQGYKVLRWEAHPAGTAILVEKHDAANLFTRGLYAIEVTPARMGEWERRGPLAFRHGEVVIRRRYTGYQMLRQVFERVCVGCDREPGETERSCARCGGRIQDRMQDHKLSEHLYEQPTELPPFRTSALEVGVDPRATERPTAVAHTLKHLLQKITPERVACDDNDLAGAFREGRDTYFFLYDDWLGGLGVARRAFEHMDDLLQRALDLTSKACCQQAQGCFECIAVSRCFSPTLPSGERRPTDKLATRAFLQSVPGLTVRPDEVVTPETDDLSPAPPDRALLPDVPALPPSWPTQARELLDLHGLSLPEVSARLGIPSRELQRAVSTTQPLRLRHPKFGEGVFMQGFHQGERREVLLYFPGVGQKRLLLKFAGLTVIESPAPAAIS, encoded by the coding sequence ATGACCGCCCGCCCCTCCTCCTCCTTCAGCCGTCTGGAGGGGTTCCTGCGGGACACGCTGGGCGGCGGGGCGACCCGACTGCATGAGGAGACGGCGCAGGAGGCCCGCACGGTGGACGCGGCCGGACTGGGCTGGAGTGACGCGGTGGCGCGCGGCTTCGGGTTCCCGCAGGTATTCGCGCATCAGGCCCGCACGTTCGAGCTGATGCGCGCCGGTGAGCATGTGATCATCACGACGCCCACCGCGAGCGGCAAGACCGGCGCGTTCTTCCCCGGCGTGTTCGACCGCCTGGAACGCGACCCACACGCGACGGCGCTGTTCGTGTACCCGCTCGTGGCACTGGGTCAGGACCAGCGGGACAAGCTGCTGGCCTTCCGGGAGCGCGGGGCTTTTCCGTGGGAGGTGGCGGCCTTCCAGGGCAGCGCGCAGGGTTCGGCGGTCTTCCGGCCCGGGGTGCGGATGGTGACGGCCACGCCGGACAAGCTGCACTGGTCGCTGACGCAGCCGGGCGTGCGCGAGTTCCTGCGCCACCTGTCGTTCCTGGTGCTGGATGAGGCGCACACGTACCGGGGTGGTTTCGGGAGCGAGGTGGCGGGCATGCTGCGCCGCCTGCTGGCCCTAGCGCGGGCACTGGGCGCGGACCCGCAGGTAGTCCTGAGCACGGCGACCATCGGGAATCCGGCGGAGTTCGCGCGGGAACTGACCGGGGTGGACGCCGTGGAGGTCCGCGAGTCCGGCGCGGCCCGGCACGGCAAGCGCTTCGTGCTGGCGGACCACAGAGGTCAGCCGAGGCGCTTCTGGAACGCCGTGATGGACGCCAGCGAGCGGTACGACCTGAAGGTGCTGGCATTCTTCCGGGGGCGGTCGCGCGCGGCGCGGCTGTACTCCACGTACCGCGCGCAGCCCCGGTACGCCAGCCGCGCGCACCTGTACATGGCCGGCACCAGCGACCGCGAGGGTCGCCTGTCGGAGTTCCGCCGCGCCCACAGCGGCGTGATGTTCGCCACGAACGCCCTTGAGGCCGGGGTGGATATCGGGGACCTAGAGGTCGTGATCATCGACGGGTACCCAGGCTCGCGCATGGCGTTCCGGCAGATGGCGGGCCGCGCGGGGCGGATCGCGCCGGGGCTGGTGCTGTACCTGCCGGCCCTGAACGAGCAGGGGGTCCCGCAGCCGGCGGACGCGTTCTACAGCAACGCGGGGAACTTCCTGGAATTGCTGACCGGCCCGATCGAGAAGGCGGTCGTGGAGGCCCACAACCCGTACCTGTCCCCCCGGCACGCGGCCCGCGCGAACGACGAGTTTCACGCGGCCGGGCTGCCCACCCCGCACGAGGCGCAACCCAGCCCGCGCTACTGGAACCTGCGCGGCGAGGGCAGCCTGAAATTCGCGGTGGTCGAGGCCGCCGACTGGGAGCGGCTGGGCACACGGGCGCTGGACACGCCGCTGGAGAGCCCCAGCCAGCACTACGCCCTGACCGAGAAGCACGAGGGCGCGGTGTTCACCCTGGATGGGCAGGGGTACAAGGTGCTGCGCTGGGAGGCGCACCCGGCGGGCACCGCGATCCTGGTCGAGAAGCACGACGCGGCAAACCTCTTCACGCGCGGCCTGTACGCCATCGAGGTCACCCCGGCCCGCATGGGCGAGTGGGAACGGCGCGGCCCGCTGGCCTTCCGGCACGGCGAGGTCGTCATCCGGCGGCGCTACACCGGGTACCAGATGCTGCGGCAGGTGTTCGAACGCGTGTGCGTCGGCTGCGACCGCGAGCCCGGCGAGACCGAGCGCAGCTGCGCCCGCTGCGGGGGCCGCATCCAGGACCGCATGCAGGACCACAAGCTCTCCGAACACCTGTACGAGCAGCCCACCGAACTGCCGCCCTTCCGCACCAGCGCGCTGGAGGTCGGCGTGGACCCCCGCGCCACCGAGCGGCCCACCGCCGTGGCGCACACCCTCAAGCACCTGCTGCAGAAGATCACGCCGGAACGCGTGGCGTGCGATGACAACGACCTCGCCGGGGCGTTCCGCGAGGGGCGCGACACGTACTTCTTTCTGTACGACGACTGGCTGGGCGGCCTGGGCGTGGCCCGCCGGGCGTTCGAGCACATGGACGACCTGCTCCAGCGCGCCCTGGACCTGACCAGCAAGGCGTGCTGCCAGCAGGCGCAGGGCTGCTTCGAGTGCATCGCGGTCAGCCGCTGTTTCTCACCCACGCTGCCCAGCGGCGAGCGGCGCCCCACCGACAAGCTCGCCACCCGCGCGTTCCTCCAGAGCGTCCCGGGCCTCACCGTCCGCCCGGACGAGGTGGTCACGCCCGAAACGGATGACCTCTCCCCTGCGCCGCCTGACCGGGCGCTGCTGCCGGACGTGCCGGCACTCCCACCCAGCTGGCCCACCCAGGCGCGCGAACTGCTGGACCTGCACGGCCTGTCCCTGCCGGAAGTCAGCGCCCGCCTGGGCATTCCCAGTCGCGAGCTCCAGCGGGCGGTGAGCACCACCCAGCCGCTGCGGCTGCGCCACCCGAAGTTCGGCGAGGGGGTGTTCATGCAGGGGTTCCATCAGGGCGAGCGGCGCGAGGTGCTGCTGTACTTCCCCGGCGTGGGGCAGAAGCGGCTGCTGCTGAAGTTCGCGGGCCTGACCGTCATCGAATCACCCGCGCCCGCCGCCATATCCTGA
- a CDS encoding diguanylate cyclase domain-containing protein encodes MTHFHLEDDLFHLLPLPALRWPAHAPTLAQPNHAFSRTFHASALPEPARSWPDGVHQTRLLTLTGARRVCRLNLSSLPNGDRILLIEDVHQYHLDPVTHLPDRTALLLDAAQTHGVTTLAALRLPPLHDQRRHLGNAPVDQALRLIARDLWDAARPWQASVYRTGTHEFTLLSPRPLTAEHLAPALRRAAQHLGALGRHPDVRTGLADAPHDGTTLADLLRAAQERAGHHAARRTPGGLARLLHPAAPSHPPHSVLAL; translated from the coding sequence ATGACCCACTTTCACCTCGAAGACGACCTGTTTCACCTGCTGCCCCTGCCCGCGCTGCGCTGGCCCGCGCACGCGCCCACCCTGGCCCAGCCGAACCACGCCTTCTCCCGCACCTTTCACGCCAGCGCGCTGCCCGAACCCGCGCGCAGCTGGCCGGACGGCGTTCACCAGACGCGCCTGCTCACCCTGACCGGCGCGCGGCGGGTGTGCCGCCTGAACCTGAGCAGCCTGCCCAACGGCGACCGCATCCTGCTGATCGAGGATGTCCACCAGTACCACCTGGACCCCGTCACGCACCTGCCCGACCGCACCGCCCTGCTGCTGGACGCCGCCCAGACGCACGGCGTCACGACCCTCGCCGCGCTGCGCCTGCCGCCCCTGCATGACCAGCGGCGCCACCTGGGCAACGCGCCGGTCGATCAGGCCCTGCGGCTCATCGCGCGGGACCTGTGGGACGCGGCGCGCCCCTGGCAGGCCAGCGTGTACCGCACCGGCACGCACGAATTCACGCTCCTGAGCCCCCGGCCCCTCACGGCCGAGCACCTGGCTCCGGCGCTGCGCCGCGCCGCGCAGCACCTGGGCGCGCTGGGCCGCCACCCGGACGTCCGGACGGGCCTGGCCGACGCGCCCCACGACGGCACCACGCTGGCGGACCTGCTGCGCGCCGCGCAGGAGCGCGCCGGCCACCACGCGGCGCGGCGCACGCCGGGCGGTCTGGCACGCCTGCTGCACCCGGCCGCGCCCAGCCACCCGCCCCACTCTGTCCTGGCCCTGTAG